TGGCTTGACGGGCGTACCCACATTTCTTTGTAATTCCGGAACAACGGCTTTAGCCGCGTCGCTTCCGGAGGTGCGCCGTGTCCACCCGTCTTCCTGGCGCTCGCCCCAAGGACACGCGTCAGAGCCCCCGCGTTGGTTCCTGGGCCCTCCTCGTCCTCTTCCAGTTCTCCTGCGTCACGGGCATCCCACACGGGAGTTTTGTCGGCTACCGCTACAACTCGCTGACGCCCCCACTGGCTCCCAAAGAACCTGTGGCCACTGCGGCGGAGCCCGGCTTCGGGTCCGCCACCGTGTTCGTCGCGGACTTTATGGAGCCCGGCTCCATCTCCACCCGGCCGGTGCCCATTCCCAGGGCCGAGTTCCAACAGGCCTTCCTGCGCCTCTCCCGCGACGTGCGGCTGGGGACGAAGACTCCCCAAGCGGCCGCCCGGGAGTTGCTCCACCTCCTGCCGCCACCCGATGGCGTCGAGACGGTAGACAGCAAGGGAGACTGGCTGCTGGAAGTGTATCGCGACCAGGCCTACACCCTGGTGCCCGAGCGCCAGGAAGGCCCGGTGGTCCTCACCCCGCGGCGGATGAAGCCCTGAGGGTCAGGTACCTCCAGTGGTGTGTGCCCCGTGGAGGTGGCGACTGCCTGGGCCTGCTGGACGACGGGCCCTACCTGCGCACGGATGACCGGCGGGCGTTCGCCCTGGCCTTCGGCCACGTGCCCAGCGTCAATTACTTTTTCCCCTTGGCGACAATTACACTTCCCCATCGGGTTGATGTTCTGACTGCGTTCACTTTATCGTCGCCGTAGTCGTCGCTACGTCCGTCGGAGCCTCTGGGTCGGTCACCTCCTGTGCCGTGGTGTTACTCGTCCCCGGGCGCCTTACGCAGGGCCTTGTCGACCGTCTCCCGGCTCTTGGCCTTCTCGCTGCGGTAGCTGTCGCCGGTGAGCTCCAGAATCAGCGCGTGGTGCACCACCCGGTCAATCGCCGCCGCCGTCGTCATCGCGTCCTTGAAGATTCGGTCCCACTGCGAAAACACCAGGTTGCTCGTAATCAGGACGCTCCTGCGCTCGTAGCGCTGGGCCAGGAAGGTAAACAGCACCTCCATCTCCTCCCGGTCCTGTTGGATGTAGCCGATGTCGTCGAGGATGACCGCGTCGTACCCGTCCAGCCGTCGCAGCTCCTTCTCCAGCAAGAGGTTCTTCTTGGCCGCCAGCAGCCGCTGCACCAGCAGCACCGCCGGCACGAAGAGCACCTCGTAACCACGCTGCACCAACTCGTGGCCGATGGCGCTCACCACGTGCGTCTTGCCGCGGCCCGGCAGCCCGAAGGCCAGCACGTTCTCCGCGCGCTCGACGAAGCCCCCCTCGCACAGGGCCGGGAGCTGGCGGCGCACCTTGGCTGGCAGCTTCTCCTGCTCGAGCGTGGCGAGCGTCTTGTCCGCGGACAGCCCCGAGGCCTTGAGCAGCCGCTCAATGCGTCGGCCCCGGCGCTC
This portion of the Cystobacter ferrugineus genome encodes:
- the istB gene encoding IS21-like element helper ATPase IstB; amino-acid sequence: MSTPSTSLRAAAGAADEQQQTLAMLLRALKLPAFAAHHEELARRAGQEGWTCPHYLRQLVELELSERRGRRIERLLKASGLSADKTLATLEQEKLPAKVRRQLPALCEGGFVERAENVLAFGLPGRGKTHVVSAIGHELVQRGYEVLFVPAVLLVQRLLAAKKNLLLEKELRRLDGYDAVILDDIGYIQQDREEMEVLFTFLAQRYERRSVLITSNLVFSQWDRIFKDAMTTAAAIDRVVHHALILELTGDSYRSEKAKSRETVDKALRKAPGDE